A single region of the Massilia sp. erpn genome encodes:
- a CDS encoding IPT/TIG domain-containing protein gives MLACAGLGRAAMADEIRYVYDEGGRLVQMVMADGSSVEYRYDALGNIGSVKKLSATTVAITEFSPNSGGAGDTVRIYGSGFDPSPAANMVRFNGVQAQVLSASKVEIGVAVPAGAASGKISVANANGTANSAQDFRIGQPGAPTITSFAPTIGERGTVVTIVGSNFAAERAGNKVGFGTLQGYVSSVATGQLAAIAPGAGESGRISVTTVQGRAVSSADFYSVPNGVNVADIEYTGRLQVGAPPQTVTILNPGKKAMLLFDGNQRDQLFLLSAGGNFAGNLNLNVYRGDDANFFASLGANTAVDLPPLPTGATYTLILAPGAGDKGKIDLQLKAEARGVLVLDGDPLPVALTPGQNGRYTFSGRAGQGVGLGFVNVATQPASQSISYRIFNPDGSQLFSDNLSNSTMLPLLPVNGSYALLLDPPGMTSASLQLLASSDLGGQLAADGPALSFNSSRAGQNGRYTFSGSAGQKFWLTFSNVAFPANATVRVLKPDGSALVSMAVATAPVNLDIPALPGDGVYAVFIDPVGAATGKADVQLKRVPADYEAALSIDGAPLTLDLPVHQRAMLSFDGTAGQRLGIGYSGVSTTPPYQSIYFTLFKPDGTILVNESGSSNASTNPPALPVSGVYKLALSGVAPNTALKATVTVSADVPGLLNADAPPLPFISTRPGQNARFTFNGNAGQLLGLTYSGSTFPGGATISVLRPDGTSMAQVHSTSSADIDLPALPVAGSYTVFIDPVNIAVGQANIQLRTLPPDSIGVIAIDGPLVTLELQAHQKAVLGFEGSAGQRLGLGYTGVSSVPANQMVYYRIYKPDGSQLFSESWNGNYSSDVPALPVSGRYTLQVQPAGAASAKVTLALSADVAGTLVQGGPAVRFVSSRAGQNGRFTFTAAVGQAGSLQFSGGTFPSSASVLVFRPDGAIVANTSIGTSGTVNLPASPLAGTYTVFINPAAATSGQVDIQLK, from the coding sequence GTGCTGGCCTGCGCTGGACTGGGCCGCGCAGCGATGGCCGACGAGATCCGTTACGTCTACGACGAAGGCGGCCGGCTGGTGCAAATGGTGATGGCGGATGGCTCCAGCGTCGAATACCGCTACGATGCGCTGGGTAATATCGGCAGCGTGAAAAAGCTCAGCGCCACCACTGTCGCCATCACCGAGTTCTCACCCAATTCCGGCGGCGCGGGCGATACGGTGCGGATCTATGGCAGCGGTTTCGATCCCAGCCCGGCTGCCAATATGGTCCGCTTCAATGGCGTCCAGGCCCAGGTATTGAGCGCCAGCAAGGTCGAAATCGGCGTGGCAGTGCCGGCCGGCGCCGCCAGCGGCAAGATCAGTGTCGCCAACGCCAATGGCACAGCCAACAGCGCCCAGGACTTCAGGATCGGCCAGCCGGGTGCGCCGACCATCACCTCGTTCGCACCCACCATCGGCGAGCGCGGCACCGTCGTCACCATCGTCGGCAGCAATTTCGCCGCCGAGCGGGCGGGCAACAAGGTCGGCTTCGGCACTTTGCAGGGCTATGTCAGCAGCGTAGCGACGGGACAGCTGGCGGCCATAGCGCCGGGGGCTGGCGAGTCGGGCAGGATTTCCGTGACCACGGTCCAGGGCCGGGCGGTCAGCAGCGCCGATTTCTATTCGGTGCCGAATGGCGTGAACGTGGCCGACATCGAGTACACCGGCCGCCTGCAGGTCGGTGCACCGCCGCAGACAGTGACCATCCTCAATCCCGGCAAGAAGGCAATGCTGCTGTTTGATGGGAATCAGCGCGATCAGCTGTTCCTGCTGTCTGCGGGCGGCAATTTTGCCGGCAACTTAAACCTCAACGTTTATCGTGGCGATGATGCCAACTTCTTTGCGAGCCTGGGCGCCAATACCGCGGTGGATTTGCCGCCGCTGCCGACCGGCGCCACCTATACCCTGATTCTTGCTCCGGGCGCCGGCGACAAGGGAAAGATCGACCTGCAACTGAAAGCGGAAGCGCGCGGCGTCCTGGTACTGGATGGTGATCCGCTGCCGGTGGCGCTGACGCCAGGCCAGAACGGCCGCTATACCTTCAGCGGCCGCGCGGGGCAGGGCGTGGGCCTGGGCTTTGTCAATGTGGCGACGCAGCCGGCCAGCCAAAGCATCAGTTATCGCATCTTTAACCCGGACGGCAGCCAGCTCTTCAGCGACAACCTAAGCAATAGCACCATGCTGCCGCTGCTGCCGGTGAACGGTAGTTATGCCTTGCTGCTTGACCCGCCAGGCATGACCAGCGCCAGCCTGCAACTGCTTGCGTCCTCCGACCTGGGCGGGCAGCTGGCGGCCGATGGCCCGGCCCTGAGCTTCAACAGCAGCCGCGCCGGCCAGAATGGACGCTATACCTTCAGCGGCTCGGCCGGACAGAAATTTTGGCTGACCTTCTCCAATGTGGCCTTCCCCGCCAATGCCACCGTGCGCGTGCTGAAGCCGGACGGCAGCGCGCTTGTCAGCATGGCAGTTGCCACCGCGCCGGTAAACCTGGATATTCCCGCCTTGCCGGGCGACGGCGTGTATGCGGTGTTCATCGATCCGGTTGGCGCCGCGACCGGCAAGGCCGATGTGCAGCTGAAGAGGGTTCCCGCCGATTACGAGGCGGCGCTAAGCATCGATGGCGCGCCGCTTACGCTGGATCTGCCTGTCCACCAGCGCGCCATGCTGAGCTTTGACGGCACGGCGGGCCAGCGTCTGGGCATCGGCTATAGCGGTGTGAGTACAACGCCGCCCTACCAATCGATATACTTCACGCTCTTCAAGCCCGACGGCACGATCCTGGTCAACGAAAGCGGCAGCTCGAACGCCAGCACCAATCCGCCGGCCTTGCCGGTGAGCGGCGTGTACAAGCTGGCGCTATCCGGGGTGGCGCCCAACACAGCGCTGAAGGCGACGGTCACGGTATCGGCGGATGTCCCCGGCTTGCTGAACGCCGATGCGCCGCCGCTGCCATTCATCAGTACGCGGCCGGGCCAGAACGCGCGCTTTACCTTCAACGGCAATGCGGGCCAGCTCCTGGGGCTGACTTACTCGGGATCGACCTTCCCCGGCGGGGCCACCATCTCTGTCTTGCGGCCGGACGGGACCAGCATGGCGCAAGTCCATTCCACCAGCAGCGCGGACATCGATCTGCCGGCCTTGCCGGTAGCCGGCAGCTATACCGTTTTCATCGATCCCGTGAATATCGCCGTAGGCCAGGCCAATATACAGTTGCGCACTTTGCCGCCCGATAGCATCGGTGTCATCGCCATCGACGGACCCCTCGTGACGCTCGAGTTGCAGGCGCACCAGAAAGCGGTGCTTGGCTTCGAGGGCAGCGCCGGCCAGCGCCTGGGTCTCGGGTATACGGGCGTCAGCAGCGTTCCAGCCAATCAGATGGTGTATTACCGCATCTACAAGCCGGATGGTAGCCAGCTGTTCAGCGAGAGCTGGAATGGCAACTACAGCAGCGATGTGCCGGCCTTGCCCGTCAGCGGCCGGTATACGCTGCAAGTGCAGCCGGCCGGCGCGGCGTCGGCCAAGGTGACGCTGGCGCTATCGGCCGATGTGGCAGGTACCCTGGTCCAGGGTGGTCCGGCCGTGCGCTTTGTCAGCAGCCGCGCGGGCCAGAATGGGCGTTTCACCTTCACCGCTGCGGTGGGGCAGGCCGGATCGTTGCAATTCAGCGGCGGCACCTTCCCGTCTTCGGCCAGCGTCCTTGTGTTCAGGCCAGATGGCGCCATCGTCGCCAATACCAGTATCGGCACCAGTGGCACGGTTAATCTGCCCGCCTCGCCGCTGGCCGGCACGTATACCGTTTTCATCAATCCAGCTGCCGCCACCAGCGGGCAGGTGGATATCCAGTTGAAGTGA